Proteins found in one Pseudoxanthomonas sp. SL93 genomic segment:
- a CDS encoding TraB/GumN family protein produces the protein MNLRNPFKPVLLGCLLATAATATADTAKPAEIPVPLLWKVSDADNAVYLLGSFHLLKPSDYPLSKDVDAAFADAERVMFEVSPEEMQSPAMPQLMMQAALRTDGKTLQQDLDAATWTRLQAWADRNGLPLASFAMFEPWFMGMTISIMEMTKQGLDPKLGLDNHFMEKARAAGKPTAGLERAQDQIGVLDGMDAVEQRQLIAESLEQAEKGSLETERLHESWRRGDAEGLWNGMAADMKREYPRLYQRINVDRNDAWVPKIRQRLTEPSSDDTLVVVGALHLLGKDGVVEKLRAQGYTVERVCSACKAGAR, from the coding sequence ATGAACCTGCGCAACCCGTTCAAGCCCGTCCTGCTTGGCTGCCTGCTGGCCACGGCCGCCACCGCCACGGCAGACACCGCCAAGCCGGCCGAGATTCCGGTGCCGCTGCTGTGGAAGGTATCGGACGCCGACAACGCCGTGTACCTGTTGGGCTCGTTCCATCTGCTCAAGCCCAGCGACTATCCCTTGTCGAAGGATGTCGACGCCGCGTTCGCCGATGCCGAGCGGGTGATGTTCGAAGTCTCGCCTGAGGAAATGCAATCGCCTGCCATGCCCCAGCTGATGATGCAGGCCGCATTGCGCACCGATGGCAAGACCTTGCAGCAGGATCTGGATGCCGCCACCTGGACACGCCTGCAGGCGTGGGCCGACAGGAACGGCCTGCCGCTGGCGAGTTTCGCGATGTTCGAGCCCTGGTTCATGGGCATGACCATCAGCATCATGGAAATGACCAAGCAGGGGCTCGACCCGAAACTGGGGCTGGACAACCACTTCATGGAAAAGGCGCGGGCCGCCGGCAAGCCCACCGCCGGACTGGAGCGTGCGCAGGACCAGATCGGCGTGCTGGATGGCATGGATGCGGTCGAGCAACGCCAACTCATCGCGGAGTCGCTGGAACAGGCAGAGAAGGGTTCGCTGGAAACCGAGCGCCTTCACGAGTCGTGGCGTCGCGGTGACGCCGAGGGGCTGTGGAACGGCATGGCGGCCGACATGAAACGCGAGTATCCGCGTCTCTACCAGCGCATCAACGTGGACCGCAACGACGCCTGGGTGCCGAAGATCAGGCAGCGCCTGACCGAGCCGTCATCGGATGACACGCTGGTGGTGGTGGGCGCGCTGCATCTGCTCGGCAAGGATGGCGTGGTCGAGAAGCTGCGTGCGCAGGGCTACACGGTCGAACGCGTGTGCTCGGCCTGCAAGGCGGGAGCCAGGTAA
- the rnfB gene encoding Rnf electron transport complex subunit RnfB: MTADLVERLDRILPQTQCGQCGFDGCLPYAQAMARGDAGVDHCPPGGDAGARALARVLGVPALPYDRNRGVHRQAEVAMIVEADCIGCTKCIQACPVDAIIGGAKQMHVVIDPLCTGCGLCVPACPVDCIVMQPSGIA; this comes from the coding sequence ATGACCGCCGACCTCGTCGAGCGCCTCGACCGCATCCTCCCGCAGACGCAGTGCGGACAGTGCGGTTTCGACGGCTGCCTGCCGTATGCGCAGGCCATGGCGCGCGGCGACGCTGGCGTGGACCACTGCCCGCCAGGCGGTGACGCCGGCGCCCGGGCTCTTGCGCGCGTGCTGGGCGTACCCGCCCTGCCCTACGACCGCAACCGCGGTGTCCACCGGCAGGCGGAAGTCGCCATGATCGTGGAGGCGGACTGCATCGGCTGCACCAAGTGCATCCAGGCCTGTCCGGTGGACGCGATCATCGGCGGCGCGAAGCAGATGCATGTGGTGATCGACCCGCTGTGCACCGGCTGCGGATTGTGCGTGCCCGCATGCCCGGTGGACTGCATCGTCATGCAGCCCTCAGGCATCGCCTAG
- the metG gene encoding methionine--tRNA ligase: MSRTALVTNALPYANGPLHLGHLVGYIQGDIWVRARRMRGDTVFFVCADDTHGTPIMLAAEKAGVTPEDFIANIQASHERDFAAFGVAFDHYDSTNSVANRELTEEFYARLDAGGHIARRSVSQFYDPAKGMFLPDRYIKGICPNCGSADQYGDNCEVCGATYAPTELKEPKSVLSGATPEVRDSEHYFFEVGRFESFLREWLAGDVALPGVKAKLMEWLDAEGGLRAWDISRDAPYFGFEIPGAPGKYFYVWLDAPIGYLSSFRTLCARLGVDFDPYLRAGTDTELHHFIGKDIVNFHGLFWPAVLHGVGLRAPTRLHVNGYLTVDGAKMSKSRGTFIMARTYLDVGLEPEALRYYYAAKSSGGVDDLDLNLGDFIARVNADLVGKFVNLASRCAGFIEKRFDGRLADALPDPAMYQRFVEALQPIQDAYERNDAAAALRLTMALADEANKYIDERKPWVIAKQPGADAELQAVCTQGLNLFRILAAALKPVLPRTSAEADAFLSAPVVMWRDVAAPLQGHTIQAYSPLFTRIDPKLIDAMTEASKDTLAAAPAATPASKAVAAKPAEAQTPGDSAFIGMDDFAKLDLRIGKVLVCEFVEGSDKLLRFELDAGELGKRQIFSGIRASYAEPEKLVGRNVVFIANLAPRKMRFGTSEGMILSAGFDGGALALLDADSGAQAGMPVR; encoded by the coding sequence ATGAGCCGCACCGCCCTCGTCACCAATGCCCTGCCCTACGCCAACGGGCCGCTCCACCTCGGTCACCTGGTCGGTTACATCCAGGGCGACATCTGGGTGCGGGCGCGGCGGATGCGGGGCGATACGGTGTTCTTCGTCTGTGCCGACGACACCCATGGCACGCCGATCATGCTGGCGGCCGAGAAGGCCGGCGTGACGCCCGAGGACTTCATCGCCAACATCCAGGCCAGCCACGAGCGCGACTTCGCCGCCTTCGGCGTGGCGTTCGACCACTACGACTCCACCAACTCGGTCGCCAACCGCGAACTGACCGAAGAGTTCTATGCGCGGCTGGACGCAGGTGGCCACATCGCGCGGCGCAGCGTGTCGCAGTTCTACGACCCGGCCAAGGGCATGTTCCTGCCGGACCGTTACATCAAGGGCATCTGCCCCAACTGCGGATCCGCCGACCAGTACGGCGACAACTGCGAAGTCTGCGGCGCCACCTACGCGCCCACCGAACTGAAAGAACCGAAGTCGGTGCTGTCCGGCGCCACACCGGAGGTCCGCGATTCGGAGCACTACTTCTTCGAAGTCGGACGCTTCGAGTCGTTCCTGCGCGAATGGCTGGCCGGTGACGTGGCGCTGCCGGGCGTGAAGGCCAAACTGATGGAGTGGCTGGATGCGGAAGGCGGGCTGCGTGCGTGGGACATTTCCCGTGACGCCCCCTACTTCGGCTTCGAGATCCCCGGGGCGCCCGGCAAGTATTTCTATGTCTGGCTGGACGCGCCCATCGGCTACCTGAGCAGCTTCCGCACGCTGTGCGCGCGACTGGGCGTGGATTTCGATCCGTACCTGAGGGCCGGCACCGATACCGAACTGCACCACTTCATCGGCAAGGACATCGTCAACTTCCACGGCCTGTTCTGGCCCGCCGTGCTGCACGGCGTGGGCCTGCGCGCACCCACCCGCCTGCATGTCAACGGCTACCTGACGGTCGATGGCGCCAAGATGTCCAAGTCGCGTGGCACCTTCATCATGGCGCGCACGTACCTGGACGTGGGGCTGGAACCGGAAGCGCTGCGTTACTATTACGCCGCGAAATCCTCCGGCGGCGTCGACGATCTCGACCTGAACCTGGGCGACTTCATCGCCCGCGTGAACGCGGACCTGGTCGGCAAGTTCGTCAACCTGGCCAGCCGTTGCGCCGGCTTCATCGAGAAGCGCTTCGACGGCCGCCTGGCCGATGCCCTGCCCGATCCGGCCATGTACCAGCGTTTCGTCGAAGCGCTGCAACCCATCCAGGACGCCTACGAGCGCAACGACGCCGCAGCCGCGCTGCGCCTGACCATGGCGCTGGCGGACGAAGCCAACAAGTACATCGACGAGAGAAAGCCCTGGGTGATCGCCAAGCAGCCTGGTGCCGACGCCGAATTGCAGGCGGTCTGCACGCAGGGCCTGAACCTGTTCCGGATCCTCGCGGCCGCACTCAAGCCCGTGCTGCCCCGGACCAGTGCCGAGGCCGACGCGTTCCTCAGCGCGCCGGTGGTGATGTGGCGCGATGTCGCTGCGCCGCTGCAGGGGCACACGATCCAGGCGTACTCGCCGCTGTTCACCCGTATCGACCCGAAACTGATCGACGCCATGACCGAAGCCTCCAAGGACACCCTCGCCGCCGCGCCTGCCGCGACCCCCGCCAGCAAGGCCGTGGCCGCCAAGCCTGCCGAAGCGCAGACCCCCGGCGACAGCGCCTTCATCGGCATGGATGACTTCGCCAAGCTCGACCTTCGCATCGGCAAGGTACTGGTGTGCGAATTCGTGGAGGGTTCGGACAAACTGCTGCGCTTCGAACTGGATGCGGGCGAACTGGGGAAGCGACAGATCTTCTCCGGCATCCGCGCCAGCTACGCCGAACCGGAAAAGCTAGTCGGCCGCAACGTGGTGTTCATCGCCAACCTCGCGCCGCGCAAGATGCGCTTCGGCACCAGCGAAGGCATGATCCTGTCGGCGGGGTTCGATGGCGGCGCGCTCGCGCTGCTTGACGCGGACTCCGGCGCCCAGGCCGGCATGCCGGTGCGCTGA
- a CDS encoding DUF2147 domain-containing protein — MRKTLMAACLAAPLMILSMSASAADAVGRWKTIDSDTGKPKSIVEITRAANGTLTGRIIELLNPSKPNPLCDKCKDDRKNKPITGMEIIRGMKADGANAWSGGTILKPDEGKVYKSKMELIEGGKKLEVSGCIAFICKSQTWLRQ, encoded by the coding sequence ATGCGCAAGACACTGATGGCTGCCTGCCTGGCCGCCCCGCTGATGATCCTGTCGATGTCGGCGTCCGCCGCCGATGCGGTGGGTCGCTGGAAGACCATCGACAGCGACACGGGCAAGCCCAAGTCCATCGTCGAGATCACCCGCGCCGCCAATGGCACGCTGACCGGACGGATCATCGAGCTGCTGAACCCCAGCAAGCCGAATCCGCTCTGCGACAAGTGCAAGGACGACCGCAAGAACAAGCCCATCACCGGCATGGAGATCATCCGCGGGATGAAGGCCGACGGCGCCAACGCGTGGAGCGGCGGCACCATCCTGAAGCCCGACGAGGGCAAGGTGTACAAGTCGAAGATGGAACTGATCGAGGGCGGCAAGAAGCTGGAGGTGTCCGGCTGCATCGCCTTCATCTGCAAGTCGCAGACGTGGCTGCGCCAGTAA
- a CDS encoding TonB-dependent receptor translates to MSVRNNHAPRRSRLSAALISAITLASAGSAFAQETSPAPGSSASQSTTLDKVVVTGSRIKRAEIEGPAPVTVITAEDIEKQGFSTVYDALNTLTEFTGSVQNELNQNGFTPNASFLNLRGLGPGYQLILVNGRRTADYPLPYNSQSNAVNLANIPAAAIERIEVLSGGASAIYGSDAVAGVVNIIMKSNYEGDLLTVRGGTTTRGGGDSARFQWVGGKTGDNWSVTYAAEYLNREEIFASQRDFMDSYRDDPSVEPEDALAVVGIRLRDRLIGTGLSSYIYPAGENAASTCARFSEFELESRGTCGYFGYPATQQIRNSDENLSGYAYATYDFDNGMQAFAQLSASSADAKIASSTQFWQSGLVYDPTLDTILDSQRIFTPDELGGLGAQQTTIKERSFDLAFGLRGTVFNDRFDWEATFSHAEYNLKVAQPRFLENRINEYFMGPATGQLDPYFGAYPVVNFNIDRYFSPLGAETYQSLITTVRTDADSEVSQGSFVFSGDLFELPAGAVGMAATLEAARQSYDLENDPRISPSYNGPEPIYNLTGTGGGGERDRYALGVEFSIPVFETLKMNLAGRYDKYDDVTNVDGAFTWSAGLEYRPIDSLLFRGSYATSFRAPDMHYVFAQESGFFTTVLDEYRCRRDGLDPTEAGGDCSTPAYTYSVFGTRQGSTELEEEEGSSASIGFVWDVTDSMSVSVDAYRIKLEGAVSDIAPSYLLREEAACLLGTDRNGNVVDGNSSSCEFFTSLVTRLGVDQINDDEIDSYLSYPFNQSMLETSGIDAKWRYALDTDRLGQFNFGIGWTHVLKLEEQEFPGDEIRNIRDDLQFFNFRSRVNWEVNWELDDWNVNVNGYRWGSLPNWEETGRIGSYVIWNTQVSKKITDKVTVGLAINNVLDELAPEDDSFNTYPFFWRAYSPIGREVFVNFSYKFN, encoded by the coding sequence ATGTCAGTTCGCAATAACCATGCGCCCCGGCGCAGCCGCCTGAGTGCGGCCCTGATCAGTGCCATCACACTCGCCTCGGCAGGTTCTGCGTTCGCGCAGGAAACCTCTCCGGCACCAGGATCGTCCGCCTCGCAGTCCACCACCCTGGACAAGGTCGTGGTTACTGGCTCGCGCATCAAGCGCGCAGAAATTGAAGGCCCGGCTCCCGTCACCGTCATCACCGCTGAAGATATCGAGAAGCAGGGCTTCTCCACCGTCTATGACGCGCTGAACACCCTGACCGAGTTCACCGGCTCGGTGCAGAACGAACTGAACCAGAACGGCTTCACTCCCAATGCCAGCTTCCTGAACCTGCGTGGCCTGGGTCCCGGTTACCAATTGATCCTCGTTAACGGTCGTCGTACTGCGGACTATCCGCTGCCGTACAACAGCCAATCCAATGCGGTCAACCTGGCGAACATTCCCGCTGCGGCCATCGAGCGCATCGAAGTGCTGTCCGGCGGCGCCTCGGCCATCTACGGCTCCGACGCGGTGGCCGGCGTGGTCAACATCATCATGAAGTCGAACTACGAAGGGGATCTGCTCACCGTCCGGGGTGGCACCACGACACGCGGCGGCGGCGACAGTGCGCGCTTCCAGTGGGTGGGAGGAAAGACCGGCGACAACTGGAGCGTGACGTATGCCGCTGAATATCTGAATCGTGAAGAGATTTTCGCGTCCCAACGCGACTTCATGGATTCGTATCGCGATGACCCGTCCGTGGAGCCGGAGGATGCACTCGCCGTAGTCGGCATCCGACTGCGTGACCGCCTCATCGGGACGGGGCTGAGCTCCTACATCTACCCGGCTGGCGAGAATGCGGCTTCCACCTGCGCCCGCTTCAGCGAATTCGAGCTTGAGTCGCGCGGTACCTGCGGCTACTTCGGCTATCCCGCCACACAGCAGATCCGCAACTCCGACGAAAACCTCAGCGGCTACGCCTATGCCACGTATGATTTCGACAACGGCATGCAGGCGTTCGCCCAGTTGAGCGCCTCATCTGCGGACGCGAAGATCGCTTCGTCGACCCAGTTCTGGCAGTCCGGCCTGGTCTATGACCCGACCCTGGATACCATCCTGGATTCGCAGCGCATCTTCACTCCGGATGAACTGGGCGGCTTGGGCGCACAGCAGACGACCATCAAGGAGCGCTCGTTTGATCTGGCGTTTGGTCTGCGCGGCACGGTTTTCAATGACCGGTTCGACTGGGAAGCGACCTTTTCCCACGCCGAGTACAACCTGAAGGTTGCCCAGCCGCGTTTCCTGGAAAACAGGATCAACGAGTACTTCATGGGACCTGCGACGGGTCAGCTGGATCCGTACTTCGGCGCCTACCCTGTCGTTAATTTCAATATCGACCGGTATTTCAGCCCGTTGGGTGCTGAAACCTACCAGTCATTGATCACGACGGTCAGGACTGACGCTGACTCCGAAGTTTCCCAAGGTTCGTTCGTTTTCTCCGGCGATTTGTTCGAGCTGCCGGCGGGTGCGGTTGGTATGGCCGCGACGCTGGAAGCCGCGCGCCAGAGTTATGACCTCGAGAATGATCCCCGCATTTCGCCCAGCTATAACGGCCCGGAACCTATCTACAATCTGACTGGTACCGGCGGTGGTGGCGAACGTGATCGTTACGCTCTGGGCGTAGAGTTCAGCATTCCTGTCTTCGAAACCCTCAAGATGAACCTGGCAGGCCGTTACGACAAGTACGATGACGTAACCAATGTCGATGGCGCGTTCACCTGGTCGGCGGGTCTGGAATATCGCCCGATCGATAGCCTGCTATTCCGTGGCAGTTACGCAACCAGTTTCCGTGCACCGGACATGCACTATGTCTTCGCACAGGAATCTGGCTTCTTCACAACCGTGCTGGATGAATACCGCTGCCGTCGCGACGGACTGGACCCGACCGAGGCCGGCGGCGACTGCTCGACTCCTGCCTATACCTATAGCGTCTTCGGTACCCGCCAAGGCAGCACGGAGCTGGAGGAAGAAGAGGGATCGTCGGCGAGCATCGGTTTCGTCTGGGACGTCACGGACAGCATGTCGGTCAGCGTGGATGCCTACCGCATCAAGCTTGAAGGTGCCGTCAGCGATATCGCACCGAGCTACTTGCTGCGCGAAGAAGCCGCGTGCTTGCTCGGCACCGATCGCAACGGCAACGTGGTGGATGGCAATTCGAGCTCGTGTGAGTTCTTCACAAGCCTCGTGACTCGCTTGGGCGTTGACCAGATCAACGATGACGAAATCGACTCCTACCTGTCTTACCCCTTCAACCAGTCAATGCTGGAAACCTCGGGTATCGATGCGAAATGGCGCTACGCGCTGGATACAGATCGCCTGGGCCAGTTCAATTTCGGCATCGGTTGGACCCACGTGCTGAAGCTGGAAGAGCAGGAGTTCCCGGGTGATGAGATCCGCAACATCCGCGACGATCTGCAGTTCTTCAATTTCCGCAGCCGTGTCAACTGGGAAGTGAACTGGGAACTGGACGATTGGAATGTCAACGTCAATGGTTACCGTTGGGGTTCGCTGCCCAATTGGGAAGAGACCGGACGCATTGGCTCCTACGTGATCTGGAATACGCAGGTATCCAAGAAGATCACGGACAAGGTCACGGTGGGCCTGGCCATCAACAACGTGCTGGATGAGCTGGCACCTGAAGACGATAGCTTCAATACCTATCCGTTCTTCTGGCGCGCCTATAGCCCGATCGGTCGCGAAGTGTTCGTTAACTTCAGCTACAAGTTCAACTGA
- the apbC gene encoding iron-sulfur cluster carrier protein ApbC, whose amino-acid sequence MVSRVAAHAVQGSLSPLPRVRNVIAVGSGKGGVGKSTTAVNLALALAAEGARVGVLDADVYGPSIPAMLGLSGRPDSPDNKSIEPMRAFGVEAMSIGLLVDQDTPMIWRGPMATSALTQLFTDTLWGDLDYLLIDLPPGTGDIQLTLAQKIPVAGAVIVTTPQDIATLDAKKALKMFEKVEVPVLGIIENMAVHTCSNCGHVEHLFGQGGGERMAAQYGVPLLGSLPLDITIREQADAGQPVVVAAPDSAAAQAYRQTARVMAATLALRPRASVPIASSLV is encoded by the coding sequence CTGGTCTCCCGGGTGGCGGCGCATGCGGTTCAGGGCAGCCTGTCGCCGCTGCCCCGCGTCCGCAACGTCATTGCCGTCGGGTCTGGCAAGGGCGGCGTAGGCAAGTCGACCACCGCCGTGAATCTGGCGCTGGCGCTGGCGGCGGAAGGCGCCCGCGTGGGCGTACTGGATGCCGATGTCTATGGCCCCAGCATCCCGGCCATGCTCGGCCTGAGCGGGCGGCCGGACAGCCCTGACAACAAGTCCATCGAGCCGATGCGGGCGTTCGGGGTGGAAGCGATGTCCATCGGCCTGCTGGTGGACCAGGACACGCCGATGATCTGGCGGGGACCCATGGCGACCTCGGCGCTGACCCAGTTGTTCACCGACACCCTGTGGGGGGACCTGGACTACCTGCTGATCGACCTGCCGCCCGGTACCGGCGACATCCAGCTGACGCTGGCGCAGAAGATCCCGGTGGCGGGTGCCGTCATCGTGACCACGCCACAGGACATCGCCACGCTGGACGCCAAGAAGGCGCTGAAGATGTTCGAAAAGGTGGAAGTGCCCGTGCTGGGCATCATCGAGAACATGGCCGTGCATACCTGCTCGAACTGCGGGCACGTGGAGCATCTGTTCGGCCAGGGCGGCGGCGAGCGGATGGCCGCGCAGTACGGCGTGCCGCTGCTGGGCTCGCTCCCCCTGGACATCACGATCCGGGAGCAGGCCGACGCCGGCCAGCCGGTCGTGGTGGCCGCGCCGGATTCGGCGGCGGCTCAGGCGTACCGGCAGACCGCACGGGTGATGGCCGCCACGCTGGCGCTGCGGCCGCGGGCATCCGTCCCCATCGCATCGTCGCTGGTGTAG
- the dcd gene encoding dCTP deaminase translates to MSIKSDRWIRRMAEQQGMIEPFEPGQVKQINGERIVSYGTSSYGYDVRCSREFKVFTNINSTIVDPKHFDPKSFVDVVADECIIPPNSFALARTVEFFRIPRDTLVVCLGKSTYARCGIIVNVTPLEPEWEGHVTLEFSNTTPLPARIYANEGVAQMLFFQSDADDVCETSYKDRGGKYQGQTGVTLPRT, encoded by the coding sequence ATGAGCATCAAGAGCGACCGTTGGATCCGCCGCATGGCCGAACAGCAGGGCATGATCGAACCGTTCGAGCCGGGGCAGGTGAAGCAAATCAACGGCGAGCGCATCGTCAGCTACGGCACTTCCAGCTACGGCTACGACGTGCGCTGTTCGCGCGAGTTCAAGGTGTTCACCAACATCAACTCCACCATCGTCGACCCGAAGCACTTCGATCCGAAGAGTTTCGTGGACGTGGTGGCCGACGAGTGCATCATCCCGCCCAACAGCTTCGCGCTGGCGCGCACGGTGGAGTTCTTCCGCATCCCGCGCGACACGTTGGTGGTGTGCCTGGGCAAGAGCACCTACGCGCGCTGCGGCATCATCGTCAACGTGACCCCGCTGGAGCCGGAGTGGGAAGGCCACGTGACGCTGGAGTTCAGCAACACCACGCCGCTGCCGGCGCGCATCTACGCCAATGAAGGCGTGGCGCAGATGCTGTTCTTCCAGTCCGATGCCGACGATGTCTGCGAGACCAGCTACAAGGACCGTGGCGGCAAGTACCAGGGCCAGACCGGCGTGACGCTGCCGCGCACCTGA
- a CDS encoding RDD family protein gives MATPPLPDEPYLAPRADLAPPPLQTDLADRWARLAAALIDGAMMLVIMVPLMFMGGYWEAAFEAGRSGGFGLMPLGTTLLWAAIGFVLFVLVQGYPLHATAQTWGKKLLSIRIVDLQGRQPSLVDLLLKRYLPTHAIANIPCLGSIYVLVDVLMIFRDDRRCLHDLIAGTRVVVSR, from the coding sequence ATGGCGACACCGCCACTGCCCGACGAACCCTACCTCGCGCCCCGCGCCGACTTGGCACCACCGCCCCTGCAGACCGACCTGGCCGACCGCTGGGCGCGACTCGCCGCCGCCCTGATTGATGGCGCCATGATGCTGGTCATCATGGTGCCGTTGATGTTCATGGGCGGCTACTGGGAGGCCGCGTTCGAGGCCGGGCGCTCGGGTGGCTTCGGCTTGATGCCGCTGGGCACCACCCTGTTGTGGGCGGCCATCGGCTTCGTGTTGTTCGTGCTGGTGCAGGGCTACCCGTTGCATGCCACCGCGCAAACGTGGGGCAAGAAACTGCTGTCGATCAGGATCGTCGACCTGCAGGGACGCCAGCCGTCGCTGGTCGACCTGCTGTTGAAACGCTACCTGCCGACCCATGCTATCGCCAACATCCCGTGCCTGGGCTCGATCTATGTGCTGGTGGACGTGCTGATGATCTTCCGCGACGACCGCCGCTGCCTGCACGACCTGATTGCGGGTACACGGGTGGTCGTGTCGCGCTGA
- the pcp gene encoding pyroglutamyl-peptidase I: MAITRTILLTGFQPFGGEQQNPSWQAVASLHGTRIAGHRVVARELPVAFGESLKVLRGALRETRPTLAVCVGQAGGRAQISLERVAINVDDARIPDNAGRQPVDVPVVAGGPAAYFTTLPIKAMRQALQEAGFPAEISQTAGTFVCNHVFYGLMHALRAQRQVRAGFIHLPYSPAQAARHPGAPSLAVETATAALRIALQAALRVRGDARLPGGAEH, encoded by the coding sequence GTGGCCATCACCCGCACCATCCTGCTGACCGGCTTCCAGCCCTTCGGCGGGGAACAGCAAAACCCCAGCTGGCAAGCCGTTGCTTCCTTGCATGGCACGCGCATCGCCGGGCATCGCGTGGTGGCGCGTGAATTGCCGGTTGCGTTCGGAGAATCGCTGAAGGTGCTGCGCGGCGCGCTGCGCGAAACACGCCCGACGCTGGCGGTCTGCGTGGGCCAGGCCGGCGGGCGCGCGCAGATCTCGCTGGAACGCGTCGCGATCAACGTGGACGACGCACGCATCCCCGACAACGCAGGCAGGCAGCCGGTGGATGTCCCCGTGGTGGCCGGCGGGCCGGCGGCCTACTTCACCACGCTGCCGATCAAGGCGATGCGGCAGGCGCTGCAGGAAGCAGGATTCCCCGCCGAAATTTCGCAGACCGCGGGCACGTTCGTCTGCAACCACGTGTTCTACGGCCTGATGCATGCGCTGCGCGCGCAGCGTCAGGTCCGCGCCGGCTTCATCCACCTTCCCTATTCGCCCGCGCAGGCCGCACGCCATCCAGGCGCCCCCAGCCTTGCGGTGGAAACGGCGACGGCTGCGCTCCGCATCGCGTTGCAGGCCGCGCTGCGCGTGCGCGGGGACGCGCGCCTGCCGGGCGGCGCGGAACACTGA
- a CDS encoding DUF979 family protein: MLSIDQFYLLLAAFLAYAGWRNLRQHRYAHAAFWGLIALLFAGGGHVLRASKAGDPLPAQLAGAAVIALALLATRMRREPQDEAPEAERLASALRLGHRLFLPALLIPALTILVVVAGPHLSFGGTPLFASAGLTLTGLALACTVSALAAVVVTRQRALQAADEGRRLLDTLGWAALLPLVLATLGGVFAASGVGEAVASLVSMVIPADSRIACLLAFALGMVVFTVIMGNAFAAFPVMMAGIGLPLLVQRHGADPAILGAIGMLTGYCGTLLTPMAANFNIVPAVLLELDDQYGVIRAQAATGLWLMGTNVLLMAWLCFR; the protein is encoded by the coding sequence ATGCTGTCGATTGACCAGTTCTACCTGCTGCTCGCGGCCTTCCTCGCCTACGCAGGGTGGCGGAACCTGCGCCAGCATCGGTATGCACACGCCGCGTTCTGGGGCCTGATCGCGCTGCTGTTCGCGGGCGGCGGGCACGTGCTGCGCGCCAGCAAGGCCGGCGACCCGCTGCCCGCGCAGCTCGCCGGTGCCGCGGTCATCGCACTCGCCCTGCTGGCCACGCGCATGCGCCGGGAGCCGCAGGATGAAGCGCCCGAAGCCGAACGCCTCGCCTCCGCGCTGCGGCTGGGACATCGCCTGTTCCTGCCCGCGCTGCTGATTCCCGCGCTGACCATCCTGGTGGTGGTGGCCGGGCCGCATCTATCGTTTGGCGGAACACCGCTGTTCGCTTCCGCCGGCCTCACGCTGACCGGGCTGGCATTGGCCTGCACGGTCTCCGCGCTGGCGGCGGTGGTGGTGACACGCCAGCGTGCGTTGCAGGCCGCGGACGAAGGCCGGCGGCTGTTGGACACGCTGGGCTGGGCAGCGCTGTTGCCACTCGTACTGGCGACCCTGGGCGGCGTGTTCGCGGCCAGTGGCGTGGGCGAAGCGGTGGCATCGCTGGTCTCGATGGTGATTCCGGCCGACAGCCGCATCGCCTGCCTGCTGGCCTTCGCGCTGGGCATGGTGGTGTTCACGGTGATCATGGGCAATGCGTTTGCCGCGTTCCCGGTGATGATGGCCGGCATCGGCCTGCCGCTGCTGGTGCAACGGCATGGTGCCGACCCGGCCATCCTGGGGGCGATCGGCATGCTGACGGGCTACTGCGGCACGCTGCTGACGCCGATGGCCGCCAACTTCAACATCGTGCCGGCGGTGCTGCTGGAGCTGGACGACCAGTACGGCGTGATCCGCGCGCAGGCCGCTACCGGACTGTGGCTGATGGGCACCAACGTGCTGCTGATGGCCTGGCTGTGTTTCCGTTGA